The DNA sequence ACCTACGAGGAAAAAATTCTCCACGCCGAGGAGCAATTGTTCGTCATCGAGCAGCGCATCTACACCGATCTGGTGCTGAGCGCGCTCGATTTCGTGCCCCAGATTCAGCAAAATGCCCGCGCCATCGGCGTGATGGACTGCCTGGCCAGCTTTGCCCTCACCGCGCGCCAGCACCGCTACGTGCGGCCGGTGGTGAACGACGGCACGGTGCTCGACATCAAGCAGGGCCGCCACCCCGTCATCGAGCGCCAGCTGCCGCCCGGCGAAAGCTACATCCCCAACGACATCTGCCTCGACCAGACCGACCAGCAGATTGTGGTGATTACGGGTCCCAACATGGCCGGCAAATCGGCTCTGCTCCGCCAAACGGCCCTCATCGTGCTGCTGGCCCAAATTGGCTCCTTCGTGCCCGCCGAAAGCGCCACGGTGGGCATCATCGACAAGATTTTCACCCGCGTGGGGGCCTCCGACAACCTGAGCAAGGGCGAGAGTACCTTCATGGTGGAGATGACCGAAACTGCCTCCATCCTGAACAATTTATCAGACCGCAGCCTCGTGCTGATGGACGAAATCGGGCGCGGTACCAGCACCTACGACGGCATCAGCATCGCCTGGGCCATTGTGGAGCATCTGCACAACAACCCCAAAGCCAAGGCTAAAACCCTGTTTGCCACCCACTACCACGAACTAAACCAGCTGGCCGACGACTGCCCGCGCGTCCGCAACTACAACGTGGCTGTGAAGGAAGCCGACGGCCGCATCTTGTTCCTGCGCAAGCTGCAGGCCGGCGGCTCCGAGCACAGCTTTGGCATCCACGTGGCGCGGCTGGCCGGCATGCCCACCGCCGTGGTGCTGCGGGCCAACGAAATCATGCACCACCTCGAAGTGGAGCGCACCAGCGCCGGCGTGGACGACGCCGGGGCCCCCACCGCGTTCGACGCCGTGCTGGCGGGCCTCGACGAGGACCCCCAGCCGGCCCAGCCCCGGCCCCGCGCCACCTCGGCCGTGGCCACCGCCCCGCGCGCCCAGCTCCAGCTAAGTATGTTCGAGCCCGGCGACCCGGCCCTGGAACGCCTGCGCGAGCTGCTCCAAAACCTCGACGTCAACACCCTCACGCCCATCGAAGCGCTGCTAAAGCTGAACGAATTGAAGCTGACGCTGGGCCCCGCGTAAATTTTTCAGGCTGAAAATGAGCCCCAAAGCTGCGCCAGGGGCAAGTTTTTGGGCCCCGGGCTTGCCTCCCGCCAAAATCCCCCTACCTTTGTGAAACCATTAGCCGCTACGCCAGTCGCGGTTATATTGCGAGAGTAGCTCAGTTGGTAGAGCGCGACCTTGCCAAGGTCGAGGTCGCGAGTTCGAACCTCGTCTCCCGCTCCAAGTTCGAAAAAAGACGCTGCCCCTGGCAACGTCTTTTTTGCTTTATCCCGCCCCATGGCCGCCACGCGCAAATTCCTCAGCACGGACGACGAGTTTCGGCAGGCGGTGGCCGAAAGTTTGTCCATCCGGCAAGTGCTGGGCCGCATCGGGCTGGTGCCCGCGGGCGGCAACTACAAAACGGTGCACGCCCGCATCAAATTGCTGGCCTTGGACACGAGCCACTTCACAGGGGCGGGCTGGAACCAGGGGCCTCGCTACCACATGCTCGGCAAGTCTTTTTCGTGGGAAGGCATCCTGGTTGAAAACTCTACCTACACCTCCACTTTCCGCCTTCGGAACCGGCTGATTCAGCATGGCTTAAAAGAAGTAAAGTGTGAGGATTGCGGGCTGGTTGAATGGTGTAACCAAGCCATTCCGCTGGAACTGCACCACGCTAACGGCGTGAACAATGACCACCGGCTTGCTAACTTGCGCTTGCTTTGTCCCAATTGCCACGCGCTGACCGATAATTATCGGGGTAAAAACCAACAGCGTTCAAAGCTAACTGCTTGAGCCAGAGTGGTGAAACTGGTATACACGCGACACTTAAACTGTCGTTTCCGTGAGGAAGTACGGGTTCGATTCCCGTCTCTGGTACAATGCAAAGCCCCGCTTCCCGCCCGGAAGCGGGGCTTTGTCGTTAGAAATGGGGCCCGGCGGGTGGGTAATCTTAATATTTGATTAGAAGACGGGGATGCCAACGGCCGGCGCGTATCTTTGGGTATCAACCTGGTGTTTAAAACGGGAAATAATTGTATGGCTACTGCTCACCTTGCCCCGTTGCCCCTCGCCGAAGAGCTGCGCTTGCAGGCACTGCGGCCGTATCAGCTGCTGAACACGATGCGGGACGAGACGTTTTCGGAGCTGGTGCGCCTGGCGGCCAAGCTATCTAACGTGCTCATCGGCATTGTGGCTTTCGTGGACGAATAGGAAGTGAGCCTGGGCCTCAACTACGGGCTGGGGCCGGGCCTGGACATTGTGGACCGGGGCGAAACCCTGTGCTCGGTGGCTATGCTGAGCGAGGAAACCACGGTTTTTGAAAACCTGCACGACCACCCCTGCGACCTGATTAATCCCTTCCTGGTGAAGCAGTTGTACCTGGGCTTCTACGCCGGCCATGCGCTGCGCACCGCGGCCGGCTACCCTATCGGCGTGCTCTGCATAATTGGCCACGAGCCTCGCACGTTCAGCGAGGCCGAATCGGAGCTGCTGGCGCGCCTGGCCACCGTGGTGATGGCCTGCTCGACCTGCGCCTGCACCTGCTGCAACAGCCCACCTGGAACCAGCTGCTGTGGGAGGCCATCTACGCCCGCACCGAAAGCTTGGTGACGCGCCTGGAAACCCTGGGGGCCCTGGCCGCCTGGGAGGCGGAGGACGGCCCCATCGCCCGCGCCTACCAGGCCGCCCGCGAGGAAAGCCTGCGGGTAATTGCGGTGCTGACGGAGCAAATTCAGGCTTTGCGCGCCTGAAGCGGCCGGGGCCCCGGGCCGGCGGTGTAATTTGCGGCCCCACTCACGCCCCTGCCTATGTTGCCCACGCCTCCCGCCGCTGCTCCCACGCCGCCCGACTACCCCGCCCTCATCCAGCGGGTGTTCACCGAAATGGGCAAGGTGGTGATTGGCCAGCAGGTGCTGGTGGGGCGGTTGCTGATCGGGCTCTTCACGGGCGGTCACATTCTGCTCGAAGGCGTGCCGGGGCTGGCCAAAACCCTGGCCGTGTCCACCTTAGCCAAGGTGCTGAACCTGCATTTTCAGCGCGTGCAGTTCACGCCCGACCTGCTGCCGTCCGACCTCGTGGGCACCATGATTTACAACCAAGGGCAGTCGGTGTTTGAGGTGAAGAAAGGCCCCATCTTCGCCAACCTCGTGCTGGCCGACGAAATTAACCGCTCGCCGGCCAAGGTGCAGAGCGCCTTGCTCGAAGCCATGCAGGAGGGCCAGGTGACCATCGGCGAAATTACTTACCGCCTCGACCGGCCTTTCTTGGTGCTGGCCACCCAAAACCCGGTGGAACAGGAAGGTACCTACCCGCTGCCCGAGGCCCAGGTCGACCGCTTCATGCTGAAGGTGCACGTCGATTATTTGAAGAAGGCCGACGAACTGGAGGTGATGCGCCGCATGGCCAACCTGAGCTTCCAGGAAGACGTGCAGCCGGTGCTTACGGCCGCCGACATTCAGGGCATCCGACAGGAAATCAACCAGGTGCAGATTTCCGAAACGCTGGAGAAGTACATCATTGAGCTGGTGTTTGCCACCCGCCGCCCGGCCGACTACGACCTTCCCGACTTCGCGCAGGCCGTACAGTTTGGAGCCAGCCCGCGGGCCAGCATTGCCCTGCACCGCGCCGCCAAGGCCGTAGCCTACCTGGCCGGCCGCGATTATGTACTGCCCGAAGACATTAAGGACGTGGCCGCCGATGTGCTCAACCACCGCATTTTGCTGACCTACGAGGCCGAGGCTGACGGCATCCGCACCCAGGATTTAATTGAGGCCATCCTGGGCAAAGTGCCGATTAGCAGCTAGCGCCATTCAAGCTAAGCTATGCAGCTTATTGCAGCGTGATGGGTAGGCTGGCCGACTGGCTGCCGGCCTGCACGCGCACTGTGTAGAGGCCGGGGGCGAGGCCATTCACGTCGAGCAGGGCCTGGGTGCCGGCGGGGGCCAGGGCGATGGTGCGGGTCAGCACCTGCTGGCCGAGGCCGTTGTACAGCGCCAGGGCGGCGCTGCGGGCCCCTGCCACGGCGGGTAGGCTGAGGGTGAAGGCGCGGCCGGCGGGGTTCGGGAACGCGGCCAGTACGCCGGCGCCCAGGGCGCTGCGCGTGGCCGTGGGCACCCCGGTGGTGAAGGTGGTAGCCGCCGCCGCGGCCGGGCTCCCGCCGCAATTACCCACCACTGTTACGGCGTAGGCCGTGTTGCCCGCAAGGCCCGTGAGCAGCACCGGCGAGGCCGTAGGAGCCGGCGCCACCGTGCGGGCCGTGCCGCCGGCAGGCGTGTAGGTCACGGTGTAACTGGTATTGCCACTGCCGGCTGTGAAGGACACTGTAGCCGTGGTGGCCCCGGTAGGCGTGGCGCTGAGGGCCGTCACGGGCGCGCAGGTGGCCCCGGGGCCCAGCGTCACATCAATGGCCAGGCGGGGGCTAATACTAGTTTGCGTGTTCAAATCGCTCCAGGTAGTGCCGTCAGTGCTGAGAAAGAACGCGCCGGCCCGGAGCGGAATCTCGTCCTGGTAGGCTAACATGATGTTATCGGCCCCGATGGTTTTGACGCCCACGAAGAAGTTGCCACTCACGGCCGTGCTCGGGATGGTTACCGCGTCGGGGGTTGCGATGACGTTGGCCGAAGGCCGGGGCCGCACGGGCGAGGTGTACAGCACTGCGCCGGGCTGGCCGGTGGTGGTGGCCCCGTACACTACCACTTGGTAAGTTGAGCCCGCCATGCCGCCGCCGTAAAAAGCGGGGGTAACGGTGGTGAGCACCGCCGGCCCGGTGGTGCGGTAGCCCACGGCCACCACGTTGCCGGCCGCGGCAATGCCAGCCCCATTGATAATGTTTTGGTTGGGGGCCAGGTAGCTTAAATTGATGGGCGAAATTGCCTGCGCCACGGCTTGCGAAACGGCGGGCGCCGCAGTCGTAGCTGGTACCGAAACGGCCACGGTATTGGTGCCACTGGTGGCCGCCACGGGGTAGGGGGCAAACGTGACCAGCGCCGAGGCCCCGGCGGCCAGCGACGCCACGGTTTGGGTATTGCTGAACGTGGTGGCCCCGCTCACGGCCAGCGTCACGGGCAGGTTGGTAAGCGGCGCGGCAGAGTAATTGAACACCCGGGCCTGCACGGCCAGCGGCGAGGCGTAGCTAGCCACCGTGCCCAGCGTGTACACCACCACGCCCAGTTGGGTGAAGCGGTACGTGCGGCCCGCGTCGGCCGGCACGTCAGCGCGAATGTTGTGGGTATAGTTGATGGAGAAGCTGGTCGCGGAAATGTTCGTGGTGGGGTAATAGCCCGTGCGGAACGTAGTGGACGCCCACGGCAGGTTCGAGCCAGGCTTTTCGGCCAGCACTGTTTGGCCGTCGTGCAGCCCCGAGCCCTTAATGCCCACCACCGAATAGCGAAAACCGGGCGTGCCCGTGCCCGCTACGGTGGGACCGTACACAAAGTCGATGGTATTATCGGCTTCGTAGAGCTTGAGCTGGAAGCTGAAGCTGGCGTACTGCGTGGCGGCGGTGGCGGCCTTGTCGCTCACGTTTTTCCATTGCACGGTGCACACGCGGTTGGGCTGCGTGCCGGTGGTGGCCACGCGGTACTCGGGGCCCCCGGCAGCCGTGCCCGCCGCCAGGTCTATGTTGAACGGGGCTAAGATGTTGACGTCCGCCGGGTCCTGGCTGAGGATGGGGTCGAGGGTGGGCGCCGTCTCGCTCAGGAACAGGGCCCCGGCCGAGGGTGCTACGGCCCCCAGCCGCACGAAGCCGTTGGTGTTCAGTACAAACTGCGTGAACGCCACGCCGTTGAAATTAAACGTGAACCCAATGTTCTGGGCCGCCGAGTTGGCATCGTCGGTATTGGCCGTGGCAATGGCCGCGCCCGCCGCGCCCAGGTCGGCGTAGGTGCCGGCCACGTTCACGGCGCCGCCTGGGATATACGCCAGCGACTGGGCGCCGGCTTCCAGGGCCGGCAGTAGCGCCAGCGCCAACAGCCCGCGCCGCACCCAGGTGGGCGCGGCGGCAAAGAGTAGTGGTTTCAACATAAGAAAGGGTAGAAGAAATGTGAAAAATACGCTTCTGATCAAAGGTAGGAGAAATCCCGCTTCTATCGCGCCAAGCGCTTGAATGCAAGCAACTAACGCCAACCGGGCCCCGGGCGGCGGGGGGGGGGGCACCGTTTCCCGGGCCCCGGGCCCCAGGGCCCGGCTAGCGCAGCTGCCGCTTGTAGAGCTGCACGGTATTTTCCAGGCCCAGGTACAGCGCATCGGCCACCAGGGCGTGGCCGATGCTTACCTCGGCCAGCTCGGGCAGCTGCTGATGCAGAAAGGCCAGGTTGTCGAGGTCGAGGTCGTGGCCGGCGTTCACGCCCAAGCCCAGGCGGCCGGCGTGGGCAGCGGCGGCGCGGTAGGGTCCCACGGCGGCCTCGCGCCCGGCGGTGTACTGCCGGGCGTAGGCCTCGGTGTAAAGCTCGATGCGGTCAGTGCCGGTGGTGGCCGCCGCGTCCATGAGGGCCAAGTCGATACCGAGGAAAATGCTGACCCGACTGCCGTGGGCGTGCAATTCGGCCACTACATCGCGCAGGTATGCCTGGTGTAAAATCGTGTCCCAGCCCGCGCTGGAGGTGAGAGCTTCGGGCGCGTCGGGCACCAGCGTAACCTGGGCGGGGCGCACCTCGCGCACCAGGGCCAGGAAATCGGGCGTGGGATTGCCCTCCACATTCAGCTCGGTGGTCACAACGGCATGCAGGTCGCGCACGTCCTGGTAGCGGATGTGGCGCTCGTCGGGCCGTGGGTGCACCGTGATGCCCTCGGCCCCGAAGCGCTCGATGTCGCGGGCGACTTGCAGCAAGTCGGGGCGGGCGTGGGGGCCCCGGGCGTTGCGCAGGGTGGCAATTTTGTTGATGTTGACGCTGAGCTTAGTCATGGTAGGGCGGGGTATATTGCGGGCAGAACGGCCCGGCCGCGAAGGTCAGGCCGTTCCATCTCCCAGCACAACCGGCGGCCGGCCCTGGCGTTTGCCGCCTTGCTCTTTTTCTGATGACCGTAGCCTTTCCCGTTGCCCCGCGCCTGCGCCCGCTGCTGCTGTTTGCCGGGCTGGTGCTAGCCATTGTGGCCACCGAGCACGCCGTTACCACGCGGCCCATTTTCTACCAGCACCCCGCGCTGCCAGCGGCCGTGGTGTTCGATTTGCTGGTGGTGGTGCCGGCGCTGTTCTACTGGCTGGTGATGCGGCGCTATGCCCTGCCCCTCAGCACGGTAGGGGCGGCGGTGGGCGTCTGCCTGGCGCTGGCATTTTGGTTGCTGCCCGCCAGCCGGCAGCAACCCCTGCGGGCCCTGGCCTTCCTGCCCGCGCTGCTGGAAGGCGCGGCGCTGCTGGCCGCCGCCGCCCGCGCCCGGCGCCTGTGGCGGGCCTACAGCGCCGCCCGGCTGCAGTTGGGCCGGGGCTCCAGCCTGGCCTTGGCCCTGGAGCAGGTGCTGGGCCAGGCGGGCGTTTTTTTGGTGGCTGAAATCAACATGCTGCGCTACGCCGTGCTGAGCTGGTGGGCCCCGGTAGCGGCGCACCCGGCCCACGCCGCCTTCAGCGGCCACCGCGAGTCGGGGTTCGTGGCGCTGATGGCGACGGTGGGCTTGCTCACGCTCGTCGAAACTGCCGCCGCGCACCTTGTGGTGGGCCACTGGTACCCCGCGGCGGCC is a window from the Hymenobacter nivis genome containing:
- a CDS encoding GAF domain-containing protein; this translates as MSLGLNYGLGPGLDIVDRGETLCSVAMLSEETTVFENLHDHPCDLINPFLVKQLYLGFYAGHALRTAAGYPIGVLCIIGHEPRTFSEAESELLARLATVVMACSTCACTCCNSPPGTSCCGRPSTPAPKAW
- a CDS encoding HNH endonuclease; translated protein: MAATRKFLSTDDEFRQAVAESLSIRQVLGRIGLVPAGGNYKTVHARIKLLALDTSHFTGAGWNQGPRYHMLGKSFSWEGILVENSTYTSTFRLRNRLIQHGLKEVKCEDCGLVEWCNQAIPLELHHANGVNNDHRLANLRLLCPNCHALTDNYRGKNQQRSKLTA
- a CDS encoding pyridoxine 5'-phosphate synthase, coding for MTKLSVNINKIATLRNARGPHARPDLLQVARDIERFGAEGITVHPRPDERHIRYQDVRDLHAVVTTELNVEGNPTPDFLALVREVRPAQVTLVPDAPEALTSSAGWDTILHQAYLRDVVAELHAHGSRVSIFLGIDLALMDAAATTGTDRIELYTEAYARQYTAGREAAVGPYRAAAAHAGRLGLGVNAGHDLDLDNLAFLHQQLPELAEVSIGHALVADALYLGLENTVQLYKRQLR
- a CDS encoding AAA family ATPase; this translates as MLPTPPAAAPTPPDYPALIQRVFTEMGKVVIGQQVLVGRLLIGLFTGGHILLEGVPGLAKTLAVSTLAKVLNLHFQRVQFTPDLLPSDLVGTMIYNQGQSVFEVKKGPIFANLVLADEINRSPAKVQSALLEAMQEGQVTIGEITYRLDRPFLVLATQNPVEQEGTYPLPEAQVDRFMLKVHVDYLKKADELEVMRRMANLSFQEDVQPVLTAADIQGIRQEINQVQISETLEKYIIELVFATRRPADYDLPDFAQAVQFGASPRASIALHRAAKAVAYLAGRDYVLPEDIKDVAADVLNHRILLTYEAEADGIRTQDLIEAILGKVPISS
- a CDS encoding T9SS type A sorting domain-containing protein — its product is MLKPLLFAAAPTWVRRGLLALALLPALEAGAQSLAYIPGGAVNVAGTYADLGAAGAAIATANTDDANSAAQNIGFTFNFNGVAFTQFVLNTNGFVRLGAVAPSAGALFLSETAPTLDPILSQDPADVNILAPFNIDLAAGTAAGGPEYRVATTGTQPNRVCTVQWKNVSDKAATAATQYASFSFQLKLYEADNTIDFVYGPTVAGTGTPGFRYSVVGIKGSGLHDGQTVLAEKPGSNLPWASTTFRTGYYPTTNISATSFSINYTHNIRADVPADAGRTYRFTQLGVVVYTLGTVASYASPLAVQARVFNYSAAPLTNLPVTLAVSGATTFSNTQTVASLAAGASALVTFAPYPVAATSGTNTVAVSVPATTAAPAVSQAVAQAISPINLSYLAPNQNIINGAGIAAAGNVVAVGYRTTGPAVLTTVTPAFYGGGMAGSTYQVVVYGATTTGQPGAVLYTSPVRPRPSANVIATPDAVTIPSTAVSGNFFVGVKTIGADNIMLAYQDEIPLRAGAFFLSTDGTTWSDLNTQTSISPRLAIDVTLGPGATCAPVTALSATPTGATTATVSFTAGSGNTSYTVTYTPAGGTARTVAPAPTASPVLLTGLAGNTAYAVTVVGNCGGSPAAAAATTFTTGVPTATRSALGAGVLAAFPNPAGRAFTLSLPAVAGARSAALALYNGLGQQVLTRTIALAPAGTQALLDVNGLAPGLYTVRVQAGSQSASLPITLQ